In the Nitrospirota bacterium genome, one interval contains:
- a CDS encoding CBS domain-containing protein yields MATAKDIMTKEVITVTTDVTIEGLARIFTRHDISGAAVVDEDGKLIGMVTENDLIKMEQRLHIPTVINIFDAVIYLGSSKRFEEDIKRMAATKVEDIFTKVVVSISESSTIEEIATIMSEKKIHHLPVLKRGKLVGIVGKKDIVKAIAKGER; encoded by the coding sequence ATGGCCACAGCCAAAGACATAATGACCAAAGAGGTCATAACAGTTACAACGGACGTAACCATAGAAGGCCTCGCCCGCATCTTTACAAGGCATGACATCAGCGGGGCAGCAGTAGTAGATGAGGATGGAAAGCTCATCGGAATGGTCACAGAAAATGACCTTATAAAGATGGAGCAGAGACTCCACATTCCCACGGTAATCAACATTTTTGACGCAGTAATATATCTTGGAAGCTCTAAGAGATTTGAAGAAGATATCAAGAGGATGGCAGCAACTAAGGTCGAGGATATATTCACGAAAGTCGTAGTATCAATATCAGAGAGCTCCACTATTGAGGAAATAGCCACAATTATGAGCGAAAAGAAAATCCATCACCTGCCAGTCCTAAAGAGGGGTAAGCTTGTCGGGATAGTGGGAAAGAAGGATATTGTAAAGGCAATCGCAAAAGGCGAGAGGTAA